A portion of the Hydractinia symbiolongicarpus strain clone_291-10 chromosome 10, HSymV2.1, whole genome shotgun sequence genome contains these proteins:
- the LOC130662314 gene encoding uncharacterized protein LOC130662314: MKIYLLGISIVVQLISDALSLSLLWKRCSHCINDQLCEESCRQYLFSEYKSNKKSKNNLSSNFNLKTKKTLVYKPTRPGFQQVFGQTFRKKVLKNEIKWRQRRGRQVFTPVPRGKNTTTLKPTTSSTAFVTKTNELFETRSTLNTTEKNSSTGLVFHIVGTSILGTGLVAAIFVVLCKLKKKSNMVSFSDEPLQNRNPMT; the protein is encoded by the exons ATGAAAATTTATCTTCTTGGAATATCAATTGTCGTGCAACTCATCTCAG atGCGTTGTCACTATCGTTGTTATGGAAAAGATGTTCACACTGTATAAATGACCAACTATGTGAGGAAAGCTGCAGGCAGTATCTTTTTTCAGAATATAAATccaacaaaaaatctaaaaataacttatcaagtaattttaatctaaaaacgaaaaaaacttTAGTATACAAGCCAACCAGGCCAGGTTTTCAACAGGTTTTTGGACAAACGTTtcgcaaaaaagttttaaaaaatgaaattaaatggAGACAAAGAAGAGGAAGGCAGGTATTCACTCCTGTTCCGCGTGGTAAAAACACAACGACCCTAAAACCAACAACATCAAGCACTGCGTTTGTAACCAAAACTAACGAACTCTTTGAAACGAGATCGACTTTGAACACGACGGAAAAAAACTCCTCCACTGGTTTGGTTTTTCATATTGTTGGTACATCAATacttgggacagggttagtagCTGCCATCTTTGTTGTATTGTGTAAGTTAAAGAAGAAATCGAATATGGTATCGTTTTCAGATGAACCGCTACAAAATCGAAATCCAATGACGTAA
- the LOC130662313 gene encoding uncharacterized protein LOC130662313 produces the protein MELSLAFHVILCISSLAGLISARWVKYVQCGTSPNSRCKTTISTDQTKVIPSKTAFKKMIWIPKWKKVETTIKPTTTTPLKLTPLVNNNGNQDSVKSLLLLMVQKNHNGVVFHIVGVSLFAFGLLTAIFVSFFNAWFLRSK, from the exons ATGGAGTTGAGTCTCGCGTTTCATGTTATTCTTTGCATTTCATCCTTAG CTGGCTTAATATCAGCGAGATGGGTGAAATATGTACAATGTGGTACATCTCCCAACAGCCGCTGCAAAACTACCATTTCCACCGACCAAACAAAGGTTATTCCAAGCAAAACAGCTTTCAAGAAAATGATTTGGATTCCGAAATGGAAAAAAGTCGAGACAACCATTAAACCAACAACCACCACCCCCCTAAAGTTAACCCCTTTGGTTAACAACAACGGGAACCAGGATTCTGTCAAGAGTCTTTTATTGCTGATGGTGCAAAAAAACCATAATGGCGTCGTGTTTCACATTGTTGGCGTGTCGCTGTTTGCATTTGGGTTATTAACCGCcatttttgtttcgttttttaaTGCGTGGTTTTTACGGTCAAAATAA